A part of Lacibacter sp. H407 genomic DNA contains:
- a CDS encoding alpha/beta fold hydrolase, which produces MKRTLLKASAYLVLITSVIFLVHVFFPRQYDVPKLQPRADTQFWHLSTGSEIGYTYFKGKGTKKSFPLIFLNGGPGGALTDEAIQLRSNFSDDGYDVYLYDQIGSGQSARLKNISGYTPERHRKDLEEIIKEIGAEKVILIGHSWGAILAVLFAAENQTKIDKIIFTCPGPIYPFRKELLSVKAPDSLHLQAPVFSNAQGNKKANNIRTKAMAFFATRFGWKIAGDKEADEFETYLEYEVNKSTVRDTSKIAPPEPGGGFYAAIMTFKNLLTVKDPRPQLLHSTIPVLVMKAQYDNQHWGFTDEYMELFPNHRLAVIPNAGHALSIEQPELYLKTIREFLAH; this is translated from the coding sequence ATGAAAAGAACATTGCTCAAAGCATCGGCATACTTAGTACTTATTACATCAGTGATCTTCCTGGTACATGTATTTTTTCCCAGACAATATGATGTACCCAAATTGCAGCCGAGGGCAGATACACAGTTCTGGCATTTATCAACCGGATCAGAAATTGGTTATACGTACTTCAAAGGAAAAGGAACTAAAAAATCTTTTCCACTTATTTTTTTAAACGGAGGCCCGGGTGGTGCTCTTACAGATGAAGCAATTCAATTACGTTCAAACTTTTCTGATGATGGTTATGATGTGTATCTGTACGACCAGATAGGAAGCGGTCAATCGGCAAGACTGAAAAATATTTCCGGCTACACTCCTGAAAGGCATCGAAAAGACTTGGAAGAGATCATTAAAGAAATTGGCGCAGAGAAAGTGATTTTAATCGGGCATTCATGGGGTGCTATTTTAGCGGTGTTGTTTGCAGCAGAAAATCAAACAAAAATTGACAAAATAATTTTTACCTGCCCCGGCCCTATCTATCCGTTTCGAAAAGAATTACTTTCAGTAAAAGCTCCCGACAGCCTGCATTTACAAGCACCGGTTTTCAGTAATGCGCAGGGAAATAAGAAAGCGAATAACATCCGTACAAAAGCAATGGCTTTTTTTGCAACACGTTTCGGATGGAAGATAGCTGGCGATAAAGAAGCAGATGAATTTGAAACATACCTTGAATATGAAGTAAACAAATCAACAGTACGTGATACGTCCAAAATTGCTCCGCCCGAGCCTGGCGGCGGTTTTTATGCAGCCATCATGACATTTAAAAATCTACTCACTGTGAAGGATCCAAGACCTCAGTTGCTGCATTCTACTATTCCTGTTTTAGTAATGAAAGCACAGTACGATAATCAGCACTGGGGATTTACTGACGAATACATGGAACTTTTTCCAAATCATAGGCTGGCAGTAATTCCCAATGCAGGACATGCTCTATCTATTGAACAGCCAGAGCTGTATTTGAAAACAATCCGTGAATTTCTGGCTCATTAA
- a CDS encoding ExbD/TolR family protein: protein MNLRKKRAESSEVFTDALNDILFILLMFFLIVSTLANPNVRKASLPKAKSNTRSKQTVVVTIDATNHFYVGSKPVDPLLMDTTLSQMISAKRNSGEEVSIVINADRNATIESFAAVLRAADRLGVKAVMSVDKKGVE from the coding sequence ATGAATCTAAGAAAGAAAAGAGCAGAATCATCGGAGGTGTTTACAGATGCGTTGAACGATATCCTGTTCATCCTGTTGATGTTTTTCTTAATTGTATCTACACTGGCCAATCCCAATGTGCGTAAAGCATCATTGCCAAAAGCCAAAAGCAATACCCGCAGTAAGCAAACGGTGGTGGTAACCATTGATGCTACCAATCATTTTTATGTAGGCTCCAAACCTGTCGATCCGTTGCTGATGGACACAACACTTTCGCAAATGATCAGTGCTAAACGTAACAGTGGCGAAGAGGTGAGTATTGTCATCAATGCAGATCGTAACGCCACCATTGAAAGTTTTGCTGCGGTGCTTCGTGCTGCTGATCGTTTGGGTGTAAAGGCGGTGATGAGTGTTGATAAAAAAGGTGTCGAGTAA
- a CDS encoding ion transporter — protein sequence MPLLSNSSREKLHAIIFESNTKAGKAFDIGLLITIVTSIFIVMLDSIATLHQQYGRLFLTLEWILTVLFTLEYILRLLTLEKPLKYALSFIGLIDILAILPSFLSLFIAGTQSLMVLRSLRLLRIFRIFKLTHFLGEIRFLRHAIRASLNKITIFMLVVFTIVIILGSVMYLLEHGQNGFSSIPESIYWAIVTITTVGYGDISPVTTLGKLFASVIMFIGYAIIAVPTGIVTSEMTAAMRHKREQHESCPACGREGHDVDASYCKHCGNSLTHQ from the coding sequence ATGCCTTTACTTTCCAATAGCAGCCGGGAGAAACTCCACGCCATTATTTTTGAAAGTAATACCAAAGCCGGTAAAGCTTTTGATATTGGATTACTGATAACAATTGTAACCAGCATCTTCATTGTAATGCTCGACAGCATTGCAACATTGCATCAACAATACGGGCGATTGTTTTTAACACTGGAATGGATACTTACCGTTCTGTTTACACTCGAATATATCCTGCGATTATTAACACTGGAAAAACCATTGAAATATGCGTTAAGTTTTATTGGGTTGATCGATATCCTTGCCATCCTCCCCTCTTTCCTCAGTCTGTTTATTGCAGGCACACAATCATTGATGGTGTTGCGGTCACTTCGATTGCTTCGGATTTTCCGCATTTTTAAACTCACGCATTTTTTGGGTGAGATACGTTTCCTGCGACATGCTATTCGGGCCAGTTTGAACAAGATCACCATCTTCATGCTCGTTGTATTTACCATTGTGATCATCCTTGGTTCGGTGATGTATTTGCTGGAACATGGACAAAATGGATTCAGCAGTATACCCGAAAGTATTTACTGGGCAATTGTAACCATCACTACTGTTGGTTATGGCGATATTTCACCTGTAACAACGCTGGGTAAATTATTCGCCAGTGTTATTATGTTTATTGGCTACGCTATTATTGCAGTACCAACCGGCATAGTAACATCTGAGATGACGGCAGCCATGCGTCACAAACGGGAGCAACATGAATCCTGTCCCGCATGCGGACGGGAAGGACACGATGTTGATGCCAGCTATTGCAAACACTGTGGCAACAGTTTGACTCATCAATAA
- the lpdA gene encoding dihydrolipoyl dehydrogenase has protein sequence MAYDVIVLGSGPGGYPAAIRASQLGFKVAIVEKESLGGVCLNWGCIPTKALLKSAQVYEYMKHSADYGISASNVQHDFGGVVKRSRGVADKMSKGVTFLMKKNKIDVIMGYGKVAGKGKMEVTAADGSKQTVEAKYIIIATGGRSRVLPSMPQDGKKIIGYREAMVLPTQPKSMIVVGSGAIGVEFADFYNSMGTKITIVEFMPRVVPVEDEDISKELEKQFKKKGIAIMTSAEVTKVDTSGAGVKATVKTAAGEQVLEADILLSAAGVVANIENIGLEENGIKTEKGRIVVDKYGATSVAGIYAIGDVAPGQALAHVASKEGINAAEHIAYMEKKYNHAPEAMDYNNIPGCTYCTPEIASVGYTEKAAKEAGYEVKVGKFPFMASGKASAAGNTDGFVKVIFDAKYGEFLGAHMIGAGVTELIAEVVVARKLETTYHEILNGVHPHPTMSEALKEATAAAYGEAIDI, from the coding sequence ATGGCATACGATGTAATTGTTCTTGGTAGTGGTCCCGGTGGCTATCCGGCTGCTATCCGTGCTTCACAGCTTGGTTTTAAAGTTGCAATTGTTGAAAAAGAAAGCCTTGGTGGTGTTTGTTTGAACTGGGGTTGTATTCCAACCAAAGCCTTGTTGAAAAGTGCCCAGGTGTATGAATACATGAAACATAGTGCCGATTATGGTATTTCTGCCAGCAATGTGCAACACGATTTTGGCGGTGTCGTAAAACGTAGCCGTGGTGTGGCCGACAAAATGAGCAAGGGTGTTACCTTTTTAATGAAGAAGAACAAGATCGATGTGATCATGGGTTACGGAAAAGTTGCCGGCAAAGGCAAAATGGAAGTAACTGCTGCCGACGGAAGCAAACAAACAGTTGAAGCAAAATATATCATTATTGCAACAGGTGGCCGTAGCCGTGTGTTGCCTTCAATGCCGCAGGATGGTAAAAAGATCATTGGCTATCGTGAAGCAATGGTGTTGCCAACTCAACCTAAATCAATGATCGTGGTGGGTAGTGGTGCAATTGGTGTTGAGTTTGCTGATTTCTATAACAGCATGGGTACAAAAATTACCATTGTTGAATTTATGCCACGTGTTGTACCTGTTGAAGATGAAGACATTTCGAAAGAACTGGAAAAGCAGTTCAAGAAAAAAGGCATTGCTATTATGACCAGTGCTGAAGTAACGAAAGTTGATACGTCAGGTGCAGGTGTAAAAGCAACCGTGAAAACTGCTGCTGGTGAACAGGTTCTTGAAGCTGATATTTTGTTAAGCGCTGCAGGTGTTGTTGCCAACATTGAAAATATTGGATTGGAAGAAAACGGTATTAAAACTGAAAAAGGAAGAATTGTTGTTGATAAATATGGTGCAACATCGGTAGCTGGTATTTATGCGATCGGTGACGTAGCTCCGGGCCAGGCGCTTGCACACGTTGCAAGTAAAGAAGGCATCAATGCTGCTGAGCATATTGCTTACATGGAAAAGAAATACAACCACGCTCCTGAAGCAATGGATTATAACAACATCCCCGGTTGTACGTATTGCACGCCTGAGATTGCAAGTGTAGGTTATACAGAAAAAGCAGCGAAGGAAGCGGGTTACGAAGTAAAAGTTGGTAAGTTCCCCTTTATGGCAAGTGGTAAAGCAAGTGCTGCAGGTAACACCGATGGTTTTGTGAAAGTGATCTTCGATGCGAAGTATGGAGAATTCCTTGGTGCACACATGATCGGTGCAGGTGTAACTGAATTGATTGCTGAAGTTGTTGTTGCACGTAAACTGGAAACAACTTATCATGAAATTCTGAATGGTGTACATCCTCACCCAACTATGAGCGAAGCGTTGAAAGAGGCAACGGCTGCTGCTTATGGTGAAGCGATCGATATTTAA
- a CDS encoding MFS transporter — MQPKQYGIFSLPVIVGALGFFVDIYDLLLFNITRRSSLTDLGVPENELKNIGENLLSWQMLGLTIGGILWGILGDKKGRKSVLFSSILLYSLATVANGFVTDVEQYRLVRFIAALGLAGELGASITLTSELLPKEKRGLGATIIATSGVFGTITAYFIHYLSDENWRLCYFIGGGMGLALLFLRAGFLESSMFTSVKKDNTPRGNYFMLLNNKERFLRYLRAITIGLPVWYIIGIIISFSDEFAKQFGIAGFDQPKALMLQYVALVFGDMGAGLLSNYLKSRKKTLYIFYGITAFFILLFFVFRGGGSAFNMYLICMGLGFGSGISVLYITMSAEQFGTNLRSTVTVSVPNLVRGFLPLMLLLFQFLRSNIVFNDYITGAWVTGIIILAIGIYSVIKTKETFAKDLDYVEL; from the coding sequence ATGCAACCAAAACAATACGGCATTTTCTCCCTTCCTGTTATCGTAGGAGCTTTAGGATTCTTTGTTGATATTTATGATCTGCTGCTGTTCAATATCACCCGGCGTTCCAGTCTTACTGACTTAGGTGTTCCCGAAAACGAATTAAAAAATATTGGTGAAAATTTATTGAGCTGGCAAATGCTTGGCTTAACGATCGGTGGAATTCTTTGGGGTATATTGGGCGATAAGAAAGGACGGAAAAGTGTACTCTTCAGTTCCATCTTACTCTATTCACTTGCAACAGTTGCGAATGGCTTTGTAACAGATGTTGAACAATACAGGTTGGTACGCTTCATTGCTGCATTAGGATTGGCCGGCGAATTAGGTGCCAGCATCACCTTAACAAGTGAACTGCTACCAAAAGAAAAAAGAGGGCTTGGGGCAACTATTATTGCAACCAGTGGTGTATTTGGTACCATCACTGCTTATTTCATTCATTATTTGAGTGATGAAAACTGGCGGCTTTGTTATTTTATTGGAGGCGGCATGGGGCTTGCGCTTTTGTTTCTGCGTGCAGGATTTCTTGAGAGCAGCATGTTTACATCTGTAAAAAAAGATAACACACCTCGTGGTAATTATTTCATGCTTCTGAATAACAAAGAACGTTTTCTGCGTTACCTGCGTGCCATTACCATTGGTTTACCGGTATGGTATATCATTGGTATAATCATCAGTTTTTCTGATGAGTTTGCAAAGCAATTCGGTATTGCAGGTTTCGATCAACCAAAAGCATTGATGTTACAATATGTTGCGTTGGTGTTTGGCGATATGGGTGCCGGACTTTTAAGTAACTATTTAAAAAGCCGGAAGAAAACATTGTACATCTTCTATGGCATTACAGCTTTCTTCATCCTGTTGTTCTTTGTGTTCAGAGGAGGAGGAAGTGCATTTAACATGTACCTCATCTGCATGGGGCTTGGTTTTGGTTCAGGTATTTCGGTGTTATACATCACCATGAGTGCAGAACAGTTCGGCACCAACTTGCGGTCAACAGTAACCGTATCGGTTCCCAATCTTGTACGTGGTTTTCTGCCTTTGATGTTATTATTATTCCAGTTTCTGCGAAGCAATATTGTATTCAATGATTACATTACGGGTGCATGGGTTACAGGTATCATCATCCTTGCCATTGGTATTTACTCGGTTATAAAAACGAAAGAAACCTTTGCAAAAGATCTGGATTATGTAGAATTGTAG
- a CDS encoding M20/M25/M40 family metallo-hydrolase → MRKFLLFTGLLFSTISVVAQEEKTDLTIINKIIQEGTVNSQIMNIAFHLTDVSGPRLTNSPGYYRAADYAVSQLKKWGADKAGLEAWGDFGKGWELKKSYVAMTAPYYKPMIAYPKTWTQSTKGLQKAQVVVINVKDSTELMQYKGKLAGKIVLVNRVDEYKHSFKPDANRYTEEDLKKMADYKPQPPTPRPGGNAQFGRFGAAQRLNTLIKELITSEGAAAYLTSSAASHDGTVFVQGPAGSRVDFTNGKPSVLEIAVSFEDIKTINRLVNNGTPVMMELDVQSEFTGNDVKGYNVIGEIKGTDPKLKDEVVMLGAHLDSWQGSTGATDNASGSAVMLEVMRIFKALNLQPKRTIRIALWSGEEQGLLGSRGWIKNHVGDRVTKEVKPEQGKISAYYNIDNGTGKIRGVYLEGNTGVQPIFAKWLEPFKEMGASTLTLQNTGGTDHISFNELGIPGFQFIQDEIEYDTRTHHTTMDSYDHLIPDDLKQMAVIVATFVYNTAQREEKLPRKEMPQPAPAR, encoded by the coding sequence ATGAGAAAATTCTTGCTTTTTACAGGGTTGCTCTTCAGCACAATTTCTGTAGTTGCCCAGGAAGAAAAAACAGATCTTACTATCATCAACAAGATCATTCAGGAAGGCACGGTTAATTCGCAGATCATGAACATTGCGTTCCATTTAACGGATGTAAGCGGACCACGTTTAACCAATTCACCCGGCTATTACCGTGCTGCGGATTACGCCGTGAGTCAATTAAAAAAATGGGGCGCCGATAAAGCAGGACTGGAAGCCTGGGGCGATTTCGGCAAAGGTTGGGAATTGAAAAAAAGTTATGTAGCTATGACAGCTCCGTATTACAAACCCATGATCGCTTATCCAAAAACATGGACACAAAGCACCAAAGGTTTGCAAAAAGCGCAAGTAGTGGTGATCAATGTAAAAGACTCAACCGAACTGATGCAATACAAAGGCAAGCTGGCCGGTAAAATAGTTTTGGTAAATCGTGTGGATGAATATAAGCACAGCTTTAAACCCGATGCTAACCGCTACACCGAAGAAGACTTAAAGAAAATGGCTGATTATAAACCGCAGCCACCAACACCACGTCCCGGTGGCAATGCACAGTTCGGACGTTTTGGTGCAGCACAACGTTTGAACACACTCATCAAAGAACTCATTACCAGCGAAGGTGCAGCCGCTTACCTAACCAGCAGTGCAGCATCGCACGATGGTACTGTGTTTGTACAAGGGCCGGCAGGATCACGTGTTGATTTCACCAATGGCAAACCTTCTGTTCTGGAAATTGCTGTTTCGTTTGAAGATATCAAAACCATCAACCGGCTTGTAAATAATGGCACTCCTGTTATGATGGAGCTGGATGTACAATCGGAGTTTACCGGTAATGATGTAAAAGGTTATAATGTAATTGGCGAAATAAAAGGTACTGATCCAAAACTGAAAGATGAAGTCGTAATGCTGGGTGCACATTTAGACAGCTGGCAGGGATCAACCGGCGCAACAGATAATGCAAGCGGCAGTGCTGTAATGCTTGAAGTGATGCGAATTTTTAAAGCGCTCAACCTGCAACCGAAACGTACGATCCGCATTGCGTTATGGAGTGGTGAAGAACAAGGTTTACTTGGTTCAAGAGGCTGGATCAAGAACCATGTAGGCGATCGTGTTACCAAAGAAGTAAAACCCGAACAGGGAAAAATTTCTGCTTACTATAACATTGATAATGGTACAGGAAAAATAAGAGGTGTTTACTTAGAAGGCAATACCGGCGTGCAACCGATTTTTGCAAAATGGTTGGAACCATTTAAAGAAATGGGCGCTTCTACCCTTACGTTACAAAACACTGGTGGTACTGATCATATTTCATTTAACGAGTTGGGTATTCCGGGCTTCCAGTTTATACAGGATGAAATTGAATACGATACACGTACACATCATACAACAATGGATAGTTACGATCACCTGATCCCGGATGATCTGAAACAAATGGCTGTAATTGTAGCAACGTTTGTGTACAACACAGCACAGCGTGAGGAGAAACTACCAAGAAAAGAAATGCCGCAACCGGCACCCGCAAGATAA
- a CDS encoding MotA/TolQ/ExbB proton channel family protein produces MNFFLLQVQNAIDTLTNAAATQAVPKKEIHLIDLLMQAGWIMIPLLLLSIATVYVFVERWMAIKKATEVDTNFMNIIRDNILSGNVTAARNFARNTANPVGRIIDKGLQRIGKPIDSIENSMENVAQLEMYKLERNVNILSVISKIAPIFGFIGTLVGLMQLFFNINATGEYELSTIAGGIYTKLITSITGLVIGLVAYMLHNILHTQVEKALNKMEASAADFLDVLQEPTR; encoded by the coding sequence ATGAATTTCTTTCTTCTTCAGGTGCAGAATGCCATTGACACACTAACAAATGCAGCTGCAACACAGGCCGTTCCTAAAAAAGAGATACACTTGATCGATCTGCTGATGCAGGCAGGCTGGATCATGATCCCCTTACTTTTATTAAGTATTGCAACAGTGTATGTGTTTGTTGAACGCTGGATGGCGATCAAAAAAGCTACGGAAGTGGATACAAATTTCATGAATATTATACGTGATAATATTTTAAGTGGAAACGTTACGGCGGCCCGCAATTTTGCACGCAACACTGCTAATCCGGTTGGACGTATCATTGATAAAGGGTTACAGCGTATCGGCAAACCGATTGATTCCATTGAAAACAGTATGGAGAACGTGGCACAACTCGAAATGTATAAGCTGGAACGAAATGTAAATATTCTTTCAGTGATCTCGAAGATCGCTCCCATTTTTGGTTTTATCGGAACATTGGTGGGATTGATGCAACTGTTTTTTAATATCAACGCAACCGGTGAGTACGAATTGAGCACCATTGCCGGGGGTATCTATACAAAATTGATCACATCAATTACAGGATTGGTGATTGGTTTGGTGGCGTATATGCTCCACAATATTTTGCACACACAGGTGGAAAAAGCATTGAATAAAATGGAAGCATCTGCTGCCGATTTTCTTGATGTATTGCAGGAACCAACACGTTAA